The Thermodesulfobacteriota bacterium genome includes a window with the following:
- the fliD gene encoding flagellar filament capping protein FliD: AGVSDLFNAEGGVAASMYDYLDEVTDTISGSIASRTKGLTSIVTKLSDEIERAEARLEEREEDLIAQFAKLESILSSYSTQASYLSSILSPSE, from the coding sequence GCCGGCGTGTCGGACCTTTTCAACGCCGAGGGCGGCGTGGCGGCCTCGATGTACGATTACCTGGACGAGGTGACCGACACGATCTCGGGGTCCATCGCCTCAAGGACGAAGGGGCTGACCTCGATCGTTACCAAGCTGTCCGACGAGATCGAGCGGGCCGAAGCGCGGCTGGAAGAGAGGGAGGAGGACCTGATCGCGCAGTTCGCGAAGCTCGAATCGATTCTGAGCTCGTATTCCACGCAGGCGTCGTACCTTTCCAGCATACTTTCCCCGTCGGAATGA
- the fliS gene encoding flagellar export chaperone FliS yields MRQFDAYRKATVDTSDNVKLVSLLFDGAVNFLKVARGKMEQRDIAGKGIYIGKATAIVGELSSSLNMEEGGEIARNLRRLYDFVLGRLLHANLKNDMKALNEAERVLETLRQGWKEMEQNQAAAHAAAYQASAGTGARMAVQA; encoded by the coding sequence ATGCGGCAGTTCGATGCGTACAGGAAAGCGACGGTGGACACTTCCGACAACGTGAAGCTTGTGTCTCTCCTGTTCGACGGGGCGGTCAATTTCCTGAAGGTGGCCCGGGGGAAGATGGAGCAGCGCGACATCGCCGGGAAGGGCATCTACATCGGCAAGGCCACGGCGATCGTCGGGGAGCTGTCCAGCTCCCTTAACATGGAGGAGGGCGGGGAGATCGCCCGGAACCTCCGCAGGCTTTACGATTTCGTCCTCGGCCGCCTCCTCCACGCCAACCTGAAAAACGACATGAAGGCCCTGAACGAGGCGGAGCGGGTGCTGGAAACGCTGCGCCAGGGCTGGAAGGAAATGGAACAGAACCAGGCAGCGGCCCACGCCGCCGCGTACCAGGCATCGGCGGGGACGGGAGCGAGAATGGCGGTCCAGGCGTGA
- a CDS encoding flagellar protein FliT, translated as MSDGMEAACLRLLDLARKQKDALDAGALDEVIALADMRQKLLLEIQKIDGSPGHKGQDGKPAFPVSLIRRILSTDEETAELARSRMRGISIKISEINTLKVCYQGAVDGARPRGGVPGR; from the coding sequence GTGAGCGACGGGATGGAGGCGGCCTGTCTCCGCCTGCTCGACCTGGCGCGGAAGCAGAAGGACGCGCTCGATGCGGGAGCCCTCGACGAGGTGATTGCCTTGGCCGATATGCGCCAGAAGCTCCTTCTGGAGATTCAAAAAATTGACGGTTCCCCGGGACACAAGGGGCAGGACGGAAAACCGGCTTTCCCGGTTTCCCTCATCCGCAGGATCCTTTCCACCGATGAGGAAACCGCCGAGCTCGCCCGGTCCCGGATGCGGGGTATATCCATAAAAATAAGCGAAATCAATACGTTGAAGGTTTGCTACCAAGGGGCCGTCGACGGCGCGCGCCCTCGGGGGGGCGTCCCGGGCCGTTGA